A single region of the Scyliorhinus torazame isolate Kashiwa2021f chromosome 30, sScyTor2.1, whole genome shotgun sequence genome encodes:
- the LOC140404416 gene encoding zinc finger CCCH domain-containing protein 10-like: protein MPEKDTAFSSGSDKAGHSSSDVCRDFMRKVCKRGKRCKFHHPETNEGPEAGPVNAETALGKGEVPICRDHLYGGCQRGSRCKFLHFGGDGASALRDQTSPSFADAYDEYGHLLKRRWVESMRSDSYDHGLPRPFPVDYRYLEEENLMLRKRVEELKKHASNLMATNEILLEQNAHYRNQPKVVTLTTAAEQLVAPPTVAAVTAYNHSIVQAHNSLSSQALQPRQDLVVPASAGRPSSAVLPGPHLTPELALAQTIAQGMATPVSMAAVSVSITQPIPGITMSHATSPMVSYALASQSMGITPIPH from the coding sequence ATGCCGGAGAAAGACACCGCCTTCAGCAGTGGCAGCGACAAGGCTGGCCACAGCTCCAGCGACGTCTGCAGGGATTTCATGCGCAAGGTCTGCAAGCGGGGAAAGCGCTGCAAGTTCCATCACCCGGAGACGAACGAAGGGCCGGAGGCCGGCCCGGTGAATGCAGAGACGGCCCTCGGAAAGGGGGAGGTGCCCATCTGCCGCGACCATTTGTACGGCGGCTGCCAGCGTGGGAGCAGGTGCAAATTCCTCCATTTTGGGGGCGACGGGGCCAGTGCGCTCCGTGATCAGACCTCGCCATCCTTCGCCGATGCCTATGATGAATACGGCCACTTGCTGAAGAGACGGTGGGTGGAGAGCATGCGCTCCGACTCATACGACCATGGCCTACCGCGCCCCTTCCCGGTTGATTACCGCTATCTGGAGGAGGAGAACCTGATGCTGCGGAAGCGGGTCGAGGAGCTCAAGAAGCATGCGTCCAACCTGATGGCCACCAACGAGATCCTCCTGGAGCAGAACGCCCACTACCGCAACCAGCCCAAGGTGGTGACGCTGACCACGGCGGCCGAGCAGCTGGTGGCGCCGCCCACCGTGGCCGCGGTCACCGCCTACAACCACAGCATCGTGCAGGCCCACAACTCGCTGAGCAGCCAGGCACTGCAGCCGCGGCAGGACCTGGTGGTGCCCGCCAGCGCCGGGCGCCCCTCCAGCGCTGTTCTGCCCGGGCCACACCTGACCCCCGAGCTGGCCCTGGCCCAGACCATCGCCCAGGGGATGGCCACGCCTGTTTCCATGGCAGCTGTCAGCGTCTCCATCACCCAACCAATCCCGGGCATCACCATGAGCCACGCCACATCGCCCATGGTCAGCTACGCCCTGGCATCGCAGAGCATGGGCATCACACCCATTCCCCACTGA